The Pseudomonas viciae genomic interval GACGCTGGCGTTCACCTTCGCCGCCAAGCGCAAGCAATACGGCGAAGTGATCGACTGCGCCCCGAGCCGCTTTCTCGATGAGCTGCCGCCGGACGACCTGGCCTGGGAAGGCAACGACGACACCCCGACCGAAGTCAAAGCCGTGCGCGGCAACAGTGCCCTGGCCGATATACGAGCGATGCTAAAGCGCTAGAATCGACTACTTTTTTCATCGACTTCAAGGCGCTGAAAGCGTCATTAGAGGAGGCTTCATGGAAGCCCTGCAGCAGAAAATTCGTGAACAAGGCATCGTGCTGTCCGACCAGGTCCTCAAGGTCGACGCGTTCCTGAACCACCAGATCGACCCGCAGTTGATGAAGTTGATCGGCGATGAATTTGCCGCGCTGTTCAAGGATTCGGGCATCACCAAAATCGTCACCATCGAAGCCTCGGGCATTGCCCCGGCGATCATGACCGGCCTGAACCTCGGCGTACCGGTCATTTTCGCCCGCAAGCAACAGTCCCTGACCCTGACGGAAAACCTGCTGTCGGCGACCGTGTATTCGTTCACCAAGAAGACCGAAAGCACCGTGGCCATCAGCCCACGTCACCTGACCAGCAGCGACCGGGTGCTGATCATTGATGACTTTTTGGCCAATGGCAAAGCCTCCCAGGCGCTGATCTCCATCATCAAGCAGGCCGGCGCCACCGTGGCAGGCCTGGGAATCGTGATCG includes:
- a CDS encoding xanthine phosphoribosyltransferase, yielding MEALQQKIREQGIVLSDQVLKVDAFLNHQIDPQLMKLIGDEFAALFKDSGITKIVTIEASGIAPAIMTGLNLGVPVIFARKQQSLTLTENLLSATVYSFTKKTESTVAISPRHLTSSDRVLIIDDFLANGKASQALISIIKQAGATVAGLGIVIEKSFQGGRAELDAQGYRVESLARVQSLAGGVVTFID